The genomic segment TTGTATATAAATATGATTACATTCCTACAATAAGCCTTGAGACTAAAATAGACGGTGTCACAAGTATAGTATGGGATGATTTTAATGCAATGAGGGAAGCTATAATCCATCTTATAGAGGTACATAAGAAAAGGCGAATAGCTTTTATACGAGGGGTAAGCTCACATTTTGGTGTGAATCAAAGATATGAAGCATATATCCATACTCTTAACGAATATGGAATATCCATTGATGAAAACATCATTATTGATGATTTACTATTTATTAATCATGATGGTGTAAAAAGGCTTGAAAGTTTATGGATGCAGGGCGTTGATGCCATAGTGGCTTATAATGATATGAATGCAAGATTTGTAAACAGGGTGATGGAAAATAATAAGCTACCGTTTATGCCTATTGTAGGCTTTGATGATGAGATTGAAGGAGAAGCAGATAAACCTTTTTTAACAACAGTACGACCTCCTATATGTGAGCTAGGTAGCCATGCCCTAGAGGTTATCCTTGCAAAAATAAAAGGTGTGCAGGTTCCGGAATTGACGGTGCTTCCATGTAAGTGTATAGTTCGTCAATCCTGTGGATGTACCGCCAGTTCGCTAATGAAAGAGGATATATTTAGAGAAAAGATTGATATACAAAGCTTTTCTCAAATTATAAATAATTCAGATAGCACTGAAATGAAGAATACTGTAAAAAGTGTAATTGATATACCGGAGAATATGGACATATCATGGGTGCCCAACTTGGTATCTTTATTTTTTGATGAAGTAAAAATGGATAAGGATCTGGGCTTTTTAAATTTTCTTGAAAAGCTTCTTATTCAAAGCGTGAATCAAAATAATAATTTGGAAATATATCAGGATTTTATTTTGCTATTGCAGTATTTTATGGATTTTGTTAATCATAATAATATGTTAAGCTATATAAAGGCACAAAATGTGTTGAGCGGAGCAACTAATCTTATTGCAGATATTAAAATACAATCCGAAATAAATAAAAGGATTAAAGGAGAACAAAGGTATTTTTACATTATTTCATTTAAACATATTATCAGTAATGCAATTGATATGAATGATCTGATAGAAAGGATCAAGAGCGGCTTAAAAATGATAGGGGTATCATCATGTTATCTTTCATTATATGAGAACAGGGGTATTTCAACTGAGAAAGCACGACTCATGGTAGCATGTGACAAAGAAAAATATATGGACATAAACCATGAAAATTCAATATTTCCTTCACCTAAGCTTGTTCCTGACGGAATACTCTCAGGCCATGAGCGTTTTGAGTTGATTTTAAAACCTTTATATTTTCATAAAAGGCAAATAGGATTTGTTCTATTTGGAGATACTCTAAAGGATTCGTCGGAATATGAACAATTAAGTCAAATTATGAGCACTGCTATAAATGGTGTTATGATGATAGAGGATATGGCCAATAAAGCACTGGAACTTAAGGAAACTAATAATGAATTGGAATCGGCATATAGTTCACTGAAAGAAAATCAGCAAAAGCTGCTTGTTTCAGAAAAAATGGCGTCTCTTGGCCGCCTTACAGCTGGAATTGCCCATGAAATGAACACGCCGTTAGCAGCTGTACGCACATCATTAAAAGAGCTTGAGGAACTTGTGGATGAGTACGATAAATCAATAGAAGATCATGAGGTTCTTCCTGACGATCTCAGATCAATTGCTGAGGATATGCAAAAAAGTTCCAAGCTTGCTAAGCAGGCTGTTGAAAGAAGTACTGGCTTTATTAAAGGGATTAAGGCTCAAACAACAAATATGAATGCTTCGAATTTTCAGTTTTTTAATGTTGCCGATATTATCTCAGATGCTTTATCAGTATTGAACTTCGCATTGAAAAAAGGAAACTGTAAACTGGAAATGAATTGTGACAATTCAATCATGCTTTATGGTGATCCAAAAAGATTTGTACAGGTGATTACCAATCTTGTAATAAACTCTATTGATGCCTGTAAACCAAATGGCGGAAATATATCAATAATACTCGAAAGTAATGTAGATGGTTTTGCAAAGCTTAAGGTTCAAGATACAGGATGCGGAATTCCTGAGGAAATCCTATCACAAATATTTGATCCCATGTTTACAACAAAACCCTTTGGAGAAGGGACAGGATTGGGCCTTAGCATAGTTCATGACATCATAAATGAATTC from the Pseudobacteroides sp. genome contains:
- a CDS encoding ATP-binding protein, producing MSHNFGTRQLYGKKSMRPTIGVIKNNRVNYREILQNQGLKFAAQKNDVNLIIYSGGMINFPDELESTAIYDFVDTNKLDGLIIWTGNINWLTSPEETNSFVYKYDYIPTISLETKIDGVTSIVWDDFNAMREAIIHLIEVHKKRRIAFIRGVSSHFGVNQRYEAYIHTLNEYGISIDENIIIDDLLFINHDGVKRLESLWMQGVDAIVAYNDMNARFVNRVMENNKLPFMPIVGFDDEIEGEADKPFLTTVRPPICELGSHALEVILAKIKGVQVPELTVLPCKCIVRQSCGCTASSLMKEDIFREKIDIQSFSQIINNSDSTEMKNTVKSVIDIPENMDISWVPNLVSLFFDEVKMDKDLGFLNFLEKLLIQSVNQNNNLEIYQDFILLLQYFMDFVNHNNMLSYIKAQNVLSGATNLIADIKIQSEINKRIKGEQRYFYIISFKHIISNAIDMNDLIERIKSGLKMIGVSSCYLSLYENRGISTEKARLMVACDKEKYMDINHENSIFPSPKLVPDGILSGHERFELILKPLYFHKRQIGFVLFGDTLKDSSEYEQLSQIMSTAINGVMMIEDMANKALELKETNNELESAYSSLKENQQKLLVSEKMASLGRLTAGIAHEMNTPLAAVRTSLKELEELVDEYDKSIEDHEVLPDDLRSIAEDMQKSSKLAKQAVERSTGFIKGIKAQTTNMNASNFQFFNVADIISDALSVLNFALKKGNCKLEMNCDNSIMLYGDPKRFVQVITNLVINSIDACKPNGGNISIILESNVDGFAKLKVQDTGCGIPEEILSQIFDPMFTTKPFGEGTGLGLSIVHDIINEFNGSINVESKRGLTLFVIYLPIKGMP